In Alteromonas sp. RKMC-009, the genomic stretch AGTATGGTGCTGCGGCCCACGATGAAATGCTATTCATCATTGTCCATCAGGTTTATGAACTGTGGTTTAAACAGGTACTGCATGAATTAAATGCGGTCATAGATACCTTCTCTCAGGACAAGGTAAAAGACGAACAACTTATCGAAGTGGTTCACCGTCTGCACCGTATAATTCAAATTCAGCAACTGATGAATGATCAGATATCAGTAATGGGAACCATGACGCCGCAAGATTTCATGTCCTTCCGCGATTACCTCGTGCCTGCTTCGGGTTTTCAGAGTATTCAGTTCAAACGTCTGGAAATATCTCTTGGATTAAAGAGAGAGTTCAGAATCGACTTCGATAAACAGAGCTTTTATAACCGTCTGACAGATCAGGATCGTGCGTTGCTTGAAGCGCTGGAGTCAAAGGACAGTCTGTTTGAACTGATTGACCGCTGGCTAAGCAGGCTACCGCTTCTCAAAAAAGATGAATTCACCTTCTGGCAGCATTATCAGGAAACTGCAGAAGCGCTGTTACTGCAAGACAAAGCCACTATCGAATCGACAGCACCCGATGAAGCATCACGGCGTCAGGAATTACATGACTGGCAGACTACAAGAGATGATTTTGCCGCGCTGTTCAACAATCAAAAATATAATGCGCTCAGAGAGAAGGGGACATTCAGACTCAGCCATGACGGCATGCTGGCAGCCTTGTTTATCAAGCAATATTCTCAGGAGCCTATATTTAATCTCCCATTTCAGGTGATTACCGCATTAACGGAGATTGATGAGAAGCTGACGATATGGCGATACCGCCATGCGATGATGGTTCAGCGTATGATTGGCAGTAAAATAGGAACCGGAGGTTCGTCCGGACACCACTATCTCAAGCGGACTACAGAGTCGAATCGCATTTTTACTGATTTTTTCAACATGGCGTCTTTCTTATTACCTAAGGCAGCGCTTCCTCCATTGCCGGAAAATATCCGGAAGTACTGTGGCTTTTATTTAAGCGAATAGCATTGATTCGTATTACCTGCACGCTTGCTTCATTTTTTGTATAGATAAATTTACGATATGATCAAATATATCGTATTAAGTTATTAAAATGTTACTTGATCGTGACTTCTATTTAACGCTGCAATGAAGAATATTTCCGAAATTTGCTTTTATAAGGATGAATGTTTTACGTAGTTGTATTTTTTAGTGTTTTCATCTCATTAAGTGTGGCTTTAATGTCCTTAAAGATGATTGATTTCCTAATAATGTAAAAATTCAAAAAAAATTTGAACTTTTGGAACTGACCCCCGCAAAGTAAGTTGACCGTCTGATAAGTATGTGGTTATTATCATCGCTGAGGTGTTATACCTTTTAATAATAAGTCGTGAAAAAACGATTTAATAACACACACACTAATTATTTTAGTGGTCCAGGGAGACAATACATGTTTGAAAATACAAGACTGGCGAAGTCAGTGAAGCTTGCTTGTGCCTTCGGTGCAGTAACTGCTGCCTCAATGACCAGCAATGGCGCATTCGCGCAAGAGGAAGCCACGGCAGATGGTGAAAAAGTTGAGAAAATCCAGGTAACTGGTTCTCGTATTCGTCGTACAGACATCGAATCTTCCAGCCCGGTTCAAATTACATCAGACGTTGAAATCAAACTGTCTGGTTTTACCCGTGTTGAAGACCTTCTGAACAGCCTGCCTCAAATCGAAGCTGGTCAAACAGCTTTCCAGGCTAACGGCGCCTCAGGTACTGCATCTGTTGACCTTCGTGGTCTTGGCCCGAGCCGTACTCTGGTACTGGTAAACGGTCGTCGTCTGCAGCCGGGCGGTGTTTATTCTCAGTCTGCTGACATTAACCAGATTCCTGCTGGTCTGGTTAAGCGTGTTGAAGTACTGACTGGTGGTGCATCAACCACTTACGGTGCTGACGCAGTAGCGGGTGTTGTTAACTTTGTAATGGATACTGACTTCGAAGGTTTCGAATTCACTGCCGGTGCACAAGGTTACCAGCACGACAACTCTAATGCCTACATCCAGGGTCTGATGGACGAACGTGACTTCGAATACCCTACAGGAAGCTCTGGTATTGACGGTACGTCATTCAACTACGACCTGGCGATCGGCGGTAGCTTTGACGGTGGTAAAGGCCACGCAGTTGCTTACGCAACTTACCGTCGTGATAATGAATTACGTCAGGAAGCCCGTGATTACTCCTCATGTGCTCTGAACGCTGCTGGTACTGCCTGTGGTGGTTCCGGTAACGCTGAAGTACCTAACTTCTACATCGGTGGCGTAGCTGACGGTGCGTTTGACTGGGATAACTCAGGTTATTATACGCTGGACACTAACAGTGACTTCATTGATTCTGTTGGCAATGCTTATAACTACGCGCCTATCAACCACTTCATGCGTCCGGATGAGCGTTACAGCATCGGTGCTTTCGTTAACTATGAAGTTAATGAGCACTTTAACCCGTACATGGAAACCATGTTCATGCGCGACGTAACGCGTGCACAGATCGCGGAATCAGGTACTTTCTTCGCAGAAACTTACCTTATCGATTACGACAGTGAGTTAATTAATGATTCACAACGTGCTTTCCTGACATCTGAACTGGGTATTACCAGTGGTCAACAGTTTGCGACTTACATCGGTAAGCGTAACACTGAAGGTGGTCCACGTTCTTCTAACCTTGAGCACAACTCTTTGCGCATGGTTGTGGGTACTCGTGGTGCGATCAACGACATGTGGGAATATGATGTGTCTGCACAGTACGGTACTACCGGTTCTTCTGCTGCATACATCAACGACTTCTACCTGGAAAACATCGCTGCAGCACTGTCTCCGGACTGTGATGGCGACTGTATCCCTTACGAAGTATTCACTTATCAGGGCATCACGTCAGAAGCTGCAAGCACCTTAACCGGTACTGCCATCCTGAACGGTGAAACTGCTGAAACTATCGTGAACGGTTACGTAAGCGGTGAGTTCGACTACACACTGCCTACTGCTGATGCGCCAATCGCGGCTGTATTCGGTGCTGAGTACCGTAAAGAAGAGTTCTCACGTACTTCTGACACCGTATTCGCAACCGGTGCACTGGCTGGTCAGGGCGGTCCTACGCCTAGCATCTACGGTTCTTACAGCGTTAAAGAGCTGTTCACAGAATTAAGCGTACCTGTTCTTGAGTCACTGACTTTAGACCTGGGTTACCGTTACTCTGACTACAGCACTTCAGGCGGTACAGATACGTATAAAATCGCCGGTGAATTCCAGGTCAACGATGACTGGATGATCCGTGCTAACTATAACCGTGCGGTTCGTGCACCTAACGTTGCAAACCTGTTTACTCCTCAGGAGCTGGGTCTGTGGTCTGGTGTTGATCCATGTGCCGGTGCAACGCCTGAATACAGCGAAGCACAGTGTGCTCTGACTGGTGTTACAGCTGCGCAGTACGGTAACGTTGTTGCAAGCCCTGCGAGCCAGTATAACGATTACACTGGTGGTAACCCTAACCTTGACCCTGAAGTTGCTGATACTTACGGCTTAGGTGTGGTTGCTAACCCAATCGAAAACCTGAACTTCTCTGTTGATTACTGGTTAATCGAAATGGAAGACGTTATCGGTACAGTTGGTTCTGAGCTGACAGTTCGTCAGTGTGCTCTGACCGGTAGCTCTACTTTCTGTGATAACGTTGTTCGTTCAGGTTCAGGCTCTCTGTGGTTAGGTACTGAAGGCTATGTTTCTGCAACTAACATCAACCTTGCCGGCCGTACATGGGAAGGTATCGACTTAGATGCGAACTATGAGCTGGAAGTGGGTGAAGGCACAATCACTACCCGCTTAATCGGTACATACTTCCTGAC encodes the following:
- a CDS encoding tryptophan 2,3-dioxygenase family protein; this translates as MKRNTTPVYYGDYLQLDKILGAQGLQSEKYGAAAHDEMLFIIVHQVYELWFKQVLHELNAVIDTFSQDKVKDEQLIEVVHRLHRIIQIQQLMNDQISVMGTMTPQDFMSFRDYLVPASGFQSIQFKRLEISLGLKREFRIDFDKQSFYNRLTDQDRALLEALESKDSLFELIDRWLSRLPLLKKDEFTFWQHYQETAEALLLQDKATIESTAPDEASRRQELHDWQTTRDDFAALFNNQKYNALREKGTFRLSHDGMLAALFIKQYSQEPIFNLPFQVITALTEIDEKLTIWRYRHAMMVQRMIGSKIGTGGSSGHHYLKRTTESNRIFTDFFNMASFLLPKAALPPLPENIRKYCGFYLSE
- a CDS encoding TonB-dependent receptor domain-containing protein, translated to MFENTRLAKSVKLACAFGAVTAASMTSNGAFAQEEATADGEKVEKIQVTGSRIRRTDIESSSPVQITSDVEIKLSGFTRVEDLLNSLPQIEAGQTAFQANGASGTASVDLRGLGPSRTLVLVNGRRLQPGGVYSQSADINQIPAGLVKRVEVLTGGASTTYGADAVAGVVNFVMDTDFEGFEFTAGAQGYQHDNSNAYIQGLMDERDFEYPTGSSGIDGTSFNYDLAIGGSFDGGKGHAVAYATYRRDNELRQEARDYSSCALNAAGTACGGSGNAEVPNFYIGGVADGAFDWDNSGYYTLDTNSDFIDSVGNAYNYAPINHFMRPDERYSIGAFVNYEVNEHFNPYMETMFMRDVTRAQIAESGTFFAETYLIDYDSELINDSQRAFLTSELGITSGQQFATYIGKRNTEGGPRSSNLEHNSLRMVVGTRGAINDMWEYDVSAQYGTTGSSAAYINDFYLENIAAALSPDCDGDCIPYEVFTYQGITSEAASTLTGTAILNGETAETIVNGYVSGEFDYTLPTADAPIAAVFGAEYRKEEFSRTSDTVFATGALAGQGGPTPSIYGSYSVKELFTELSVPVLESLTLDLGYRYSDYSTSGGTDTYKIAGEFQVNDDWMIRANYNRAVRAPNVANLFTPQELGLWSGVDPCAGATPEYSEAQCALTGVTAAQYGNVVASPASQYNDYTGGNPNLDPEVADTYGLGVVANPIENLNFSVDYWLIEMEDVIGTVGSELTVRQCALTGSSTFCDNVVRSGSGSLWLGTEGYVSATNINLAGRTWEGIDLDANYELEVGEGTITTRLIGTYFLTKEYDTIPGVTEAYDCSGEISTDCFAQPEWRHTLTVSYTTGDFWSLQAKWRYYGEVNYSGTTDTLLADGISAQSYLDLKGTFDVNDHVGVLIGVNNVLDKEPPLVGGSLSSNGNAVAGFYDTLGRFLHASVTVRY